A genomic stretch from Candidatus Eisenbacteria bacterium includes:
- a CDS encoding tetratricopeptide repeat protein: MKIARFAFAGCLISLMVFLLSGCGNPHLSGGRLYFAQKNYEKAIRELELAAQQLPKNADVHMNLAMSYAEVGRTADSGKEFAIALKLMVRGSKGYKDCKDNQRHYWAEHFNKGLELQQDDRFDESAAEFQKALDIDPMEPAAYVNRGVVLSKLNRMDDAIKSFKNAFKLAPNDEKTKGNLVAAYIDLSRRQLDGKNYDDAIVYAEEAVKLNPTPNLKNQALDLAGSSYFSKATAETDPDVRNDYYDRAGETYAGILEMFPADTSALFNAGVSFLQMKDCGRSLPYLRKLAELTPKSKEALSILGRGTRECGEIDSSIVVLKRLLNVDPRDTKSHRYLASAYIVKGDKDLGAMHFVIATALTEGQMIPDVQERIKRLKNDYPKGSSILDAAKKYGVPEEIYGYVDPQTSVKVEVWFYWTKGTAQPFLAGRPGVSTSFAPLVWQ, translated from the coding sequence ATGAAGATCGCTCGGTTTGCCTTTGCGGGTTGTCTTATATCTCTCATGGTCTTTCTTCTGTCCGGATGCGGCAATCCTCACCTGAGCGGAGGACGGCTGTACTTCGCCCAGAAGAACTATGAGAAGGCAATACGGGAACTCGAGCTTGCCGCTCAGCAATTGCCCAAGAACGCCGATGTTCACATGAATCTCGCGATGTCATACGCCGAGGTTGGGAGAACTGCTGATTCCGGTAAAGAATTCGCCATCGCGCTGAAACTCATGGTGAGGGGATCGAAGGGCTACAAAGACTGCAAAGACAACCAGAGGCACTACTGGGCTGAGCACTTCAACAAAGGTCTTGAGTTGCAGCAGGATGACAGATTTGATGAATCTGCTGCCGAATTCCAGAAGGCGCTCGACATCGACCCGATGGAGCCGGCCGCATATGTCAATCGCGGCGTTGTCCTTTCCAAGCTGAATCGCATGGACGATGCGATCAAGTCGTTCAAGAACGCATTTAAGCTTGCGCCAAACGACGAGAAGACAAAAGGAAACCTGGTTGCTGCCTATATCGATCTCTCAAGGAGGCAGCTTGACGGGAAAAACTACGATGATGCGATAGTGTACGCTGAAGAAGCCGTCAAACTGAATCCGACTCCGAACCTGAAAAACCAGGCCCTTGACCTGGCAGGGTCGAGTTATTTCAGCAAGGCGACGGCGGAAACGGATCCGGATGTGCGGAATGACTACTACGACCGCGCCGGGGAGACGTACGCCGGCATACTTGAGATGTTCCCTGCAGACACTTCAGCCCTCTTCAACGCAGGTGTATCTTTTTTGCAGATGAAGGATTGCGGAAGAAGCCTCCCTTACTTACGCAAGCTCGCAGAATTGACCCCCAAGAGCAAAGAAGCTCTCAGCATCCTGGGAAGGGGAACACGGGAATGCGGAGAAATCGATTCATCGATTGTGGTGCTGAAGAGACTCCTTAATGTTGATCCGCGTGACACCAAAAGCCATAGGTATCTGGCGAGTGCTTATATAGTGAAGGGCGACAAGGACCTGGGGGCAATGCATTTTGTGATTGCAACGGCATTGACCGAGGGTCAGATGATTCCAGATGTGCAGGAAAGGATCAAAAGATTGAAAAATGACTACCCCAAGGGATCGTCGATATTGGACGCGGCAAAGAAGTATGGCGTTCCCGAAGAGATCTATGGATATGTTGACCCACAAACTTCAGTGAAAGTGGAAGTGTGGTTCTACTGGACCAAAGGTACGGCCCAGCCGTTTCTTGCCGGAAGACCGGGGGTCTCGACCAGTTTTGCACCTCTGGTGTGGCAATAG